The following are from one region of the Tachysurus fulvidraco isolate hzauxx_2018 chromosome 24, HZAU_PFXX_2.0, whole genome shotgun sequence genome:
- the LOC125140175 gene encoding interferon alpha-like, with product MELLRFVFVLVLSVCEAAAVPPCKWADFRLQMLNKDSITLLESMGGPMPLDCLEEKNNSFPQVSFPKDENLLPVALETLNEVAKIFNMTSITSVTWDRGQLRYFKALIDRQVENLKICVGKQVQTVMDKSVSNSTDTLRSYFVKLEERLKEKEFSSCAWEIVRKELLDSLQKLQTFIKSKN from the exons ATGGAGCTATTGAGATTTGTGTTCGTgttggtgttgagtgtgtgtgaagccgCAGCTGTGCCACCCTGCAAATGGGCAGACTTCAGACTCCAAATGCTGAACAAGGACAGCATTACACTGCTGGAGAGCATG GGTGGTCCGATGCCACTGGATTgtttagaggaaaaaaacaactccTTTCCACAGGTGTCCTTTCCAAAG GATGAAAACTTGCTCCCGGTTGCTCTTGAAACTCTTAATGAAGTCGCCAAAATCTTCAACATGACTTCAATAACATCAGTCACATGGGACAGAGGGCAACTGAGATACTTCAAGGCCCTCATAGATAGACAAGTGGAAAATCTGAAGATATGT GTAGGGAAACAGGTCCAGACAGTGATGGACAAATCTGTGAGCAACAGCACCGATACACTCAGGTCCTATTTTGTAAAATTGGAAGAGCGACTGAAAGAGAAG GAGTTCAGCTCATGCGCCTGGGAGATAGTGAGAAAAGAGCTGCTGGATAGTCTCCAGAAGTTGCAGACTTTTATAAAGAGCAAGAACTGA